In the Magnolia sinica isolate HGM2019 chromosome 15, MsV1, whole genome shotgun sequence genome, one interval contains:
- the LOC131226949 gene encoding uncharacterized protein LOC131226949 produces the protein MSKFQGCNIGQIPRTENSWANALVKLTSAIEGNILKIVPIEFLNEPSINHPNKGIVHPMQTTTSWMDPIIGYLKDGKIPKDKLEARRLRLRATRYAIIGDTLYKKGYFLPYMRCLRPDEAEYMIQETHEWICGNHSGGQALAQKIICQGYLWPTIREDSRGFTWKCDKCQRFDIILRQPAEELTPMSRPWPFS, from the coding sequence ATGAGCAAGTTCCAGGGGTGCAACATCGGTCAGATACCAAGGACCGAGAATTCTTGGGCAAATGCTCTCGTGAAGTTGACCTCGGCGATCGAAGGGAACATTTTAAAGATTGTCCCCATAGAATTCCTCAATGAGCCAAGCATCAATCACCCCAACAAGGGGATCGTCCACCCTATGCAGACAACCACAAGTTGGATGGATCCTATAATTGGATACCTTAAGGATGGCAAGATCCCTAAGGATAAGCTGGAGGCTCGGCGTCTAAGGCTCAGAGCAACACGATATGCAATCATAGGAGATACATTGTACAAGAAAGGCTATTTCTTGCCATATATGAGGTGTCTCCGACCAGACGAGGCAGAGTACATGATCCAAGAGACCCATGAATGGATTTGCGGGAATCACTCTGGTGGCCAAGCTCTGGCCCAGAAGATTATCTGCCAGGGATACCTCTGGCCAACAATTCGAGAAGACTCCAGAGGCTTCACCTGGAAATGTGATAAATGTCAAAGGTTTGACATCATATTGAGGCAACCAGCGGAGGAGTTGACTCCCATGAGCAGGCCGTGGCCATTTTCTTAG
- the LOC131226951 gene encoding uncharacterized protein LOC131226951, protein MPSIAPEVMVHRLNVDPDHKPVNQKRRAFGPERYATIIEEVEKLLEAGSSPLLSKLVKGEPLFLYLAVLASAVSLALIRESEGKQHLIYYVSKALVPAETRYSSMERLALALAMSAR, encoded by the exons ATGCCCAGCATCGCTCCTGAAGTAATGGTCCACAGGTTGAATGTGGATCCAGATCACAAACCTGTCAATCAAAAGAGAAGGGCTTTTGGGCCCGAGAGGTACGCGACAATCATCGAGGAGGTGGAAAAATTGCTCGAGGCAG GGTCATCACCATTACTGTCGAAGCTAGTGAAAGGGGAACCTCTATTCCTCTACTTAGCAGTCTTAGCCTCGGCTGTAAGCTTGGCCCTCATCAGGGAATCCGAAGGGAAGCAACACTTGAtatactacgtcagcaaagcactgGTCCCGGCAGAGACAAGATATTCTAGCATGGAGAGGCTCGCTCTGGCTCTGGCCATGTCTGCACGATGA